acctcgtgccctcctggttgatgtcttgacatagggtccaagtcctctggatcacgttcgttccgaaaatcacgttcccgaaggtttcattccgtttggactccgtttgatattttttttctgcgaaactctgaaataggccaaaaaacagcaattctgggctaggcctctggttaatagattagtccaaaaaataatataaaagtgtataataaagcctattaatgtccaaaacagtataATAttacatggaacaataaaaaattatagatacattaaAGACGTATCACCAAGCTGGCTGATGATATCTAGCAGCCTGCTAACGGGGCCGTCGCAGACGGCATGCGACAACTATCCACCTTCCTAAAGACGGGGGTCGCACAGAATGAGCTCATCTCACGGTCTCGTGACCGGCTGGCTTCGCGCAGTCGGATCCCAGGAGGGACCATCCTCGTCACACGGTTGGCCAGAGGACTGCAACTCTGATGGATGCCCCGGTGAGTAGGCAATCCTACTGATCTTTACAAATTTTCAACGATGAAAGTTAATGACTAGTTGCAGTATAAACCATCAATGTCCTTCACTGTTTGGAAATGTAGGCCGTAGTTTGGCCATCCAAGTTTAAATTTGACCAACAACTAATCTGAGAATATGTGGATTATGTTGAGGCACAATAAGGTTATGTTTTTCCAAAAGTACCTTCTTGTGATTGTGATTTGTAATATTGTACTTCAAACTTGGATAATAAATTAACACCTTATAGATTTCCTACAGGAGGGAGTAGTTCCCACAGCGAGAATATTGGctcttgtttttctttttcaACCGGTAGCTTGATGGTTCAGATCATTTCTTGATATTGATGTATCAGAGGATAGTACCAGTTGAGCAGCTGATACATAAATCATAAAAATACGATTAAATAGCTCAGCAGTCTTGTCAGCACCGACAAAGCAATTTTTCATATGATCACTACTGCGACGTAATATGCCAAATAACTAGTATGACACTGCAACAAGATATAATTACAATTACTGTCAGTTGCACAAGGAATGGAAAACTCATCACTAGGCTGACAAAAATAGGGGCGGCTAACTGGTGGCTTGAGCAACTGATGAAAACAAACTGTGGTGCGTTATGGCGTGGAGAACACAGCTACAGAAAATGGTGATGTGTATCACTCGACTAAACGCCTATGGTAGCCTGATTTCGTATCAATAACATTCTAATCCCCTTTTCTCTCAATGTAAATCCATCCACATGATGTAGTATGTAATAGATTACTTCATGCTGATTCTGCATCAACCTTTGTTTTAGTACGTTATAGTTCATTGTCAACTAGATATATGTCCATAAAACTAGATTGTACCACTGACACATAGCTTATAAATTCTCCATGGGATCAGAACTGCAGGAGTAGTATCTCGAAGCATATTCCAGCCCAATACACGAAAAACAAGATTATACTCACAGGAGTAGTATATATCTCAAAGCAGAACAGAAGTACCATTGCACTCACAGAGCAAGAAGTAGAGCAACAGTTTTAGCTTGCATGAACAAGTGGAGCAAATTGCTCAGAGGTACATCCGTGGCGATCGTACATGGACGAACTAATACATCAGCCAGTGAGTATCCTCGTATACACTTTGAAAACAATTTCAACATCGGACTTAGTAGACACTTGCAGGCGAGAAGAAGTTGCTGTGCCCTCCAGCGTGAAGATTGGCCGCGGCATTGCACCTCTTCTCCTTCTCGAGCGCCTCTTCAGCCTTCCACGCTGCTTCAAATGGATCATGGAAGATGATCGGCGGCGGCTTGGAAGTCCCCACGTCTTGGACAATGGATGACTTTTCGTTCGTCGAGACAGCCTCCCGCTCCTGCTCTTCTGCTCCTTCATCGAGTATAGCCCTAAGGAACTCCAGCTCGTCAGCTTCGAGCGGGACGATTTCTTCTGCAGCATCAGCGAAAAGCTTTTGCGGCCCCTCTGGTTCCAAGTAGTAATTCTGTTCGATGCTGTTAGTAGCTCCGACCGGGAGATTTTCCTCCACTTGTGACCCGAGAAGCTCATCGATTGTGCAACAGAACCGGACCGTGTCGTCGTCAGCTTCAGGTACGGACTCATCCGGCAAGAAAACCGGTGCTGCAGCGGTGAACGACGATGTGGCAGGTGGCGGGACGGGGACGGCACCGCGCATCCTCTTCTTGTGGCGCGGCGGATGAGGatcggcggcggcagcgggcgcTGGCCTCTTCTGCGCGTGCGTGCTCCGGGTCACGGCCTCTGGTTGCTGTTGCTGAAGCTTGTACGCCTCCGATTCCTGCCGGGCCGCGTCAGGGGCATGCTGAGCCAAGTGCATCTTGCAGAACACCTTCACCCCGTCGCTGACGGTGGCCTCCGGCAGCAGGCACCGGTACTCTTCCATGACCCAGCCTGtcgacttgcccttcttcttgaaggaGAGGTTCTTGACCTCACCGACCTTGACTCCCGCGTGGCAAATCTCCGTGGTCTTCTGGATGGTCCAggtgccggcgccggcgccgcgcACGCTCTGGAGCCTGCTCCCGTTCTTGCTCTTGCACGTGGTGAAGAAGAACCGGTCGCCGCTGCTCACGGCCTGCGGCGCGGGCGCGTATCGGGCGGCCAGATCCTTGGGCTCGCAGCCGGAGATTTCGACGCGGTGGATGAGCTTGTCGGCGCCGTGCAGCGTCTGGCCGGAGATGAGGCGTGGCAGGTAGTAGGTGACGGCCTCCACTTCCGTAGGGCTCAGCCGACGTCGTCGACGTCGAGCCCCTCCATCCCGGCCGGCGGCTGCCCGATCTGCCGCTAGGGTTCTACTGCGGGGGAAAGGGTGATGTCGATCGAGGGAGGGCGGGCGGGCGATTGGGATTTTGGCGAGGTTTGCCTGCGGGATCGGAAGGTGTTGTGGCTTGTGGGACGCCAAGATGTTATGAACTTGTTGATATTTAAAGACGCTGCACTAGGCGATGGAGGACGCGTCAGATTTCCTTTCTCTGAATCCGACTATGTCCCCAGTTTCCCGTCAGTTATCTGAAACTTGGCGTTCCCGTTTGCTTTAGTTTTCTGAAAATTCCCGTCAATCCGATGATGATGCGGTGCTGAAAATGTAGAGAATAGATTCCGTGCCGATCGTAATTCTTGATTTTGGGTAGTACAAGTCCTATTCTTTTCATCCATGGCAACACCGGCCTCAGAGAGAAATTGTTGGCCCCTGTCCAACTGCGTGCGCAATTAACGTCGGCCATGGCAGCACCGGCCTGTGTGATGCCTATTCACCAATGCAGGATTCACTCCATGTCTTCCAGTCAGAATGGAGTCAAGTGGCCTGGAACTGGTACTTGGTAGTCACCCAGCCATGCTAGGAATGTATCATCAAGACCAGCCCAGCCCATACTACTACTTATCAAAGCAGTTGAGACTTGAGTGCTATACATACATAAAGAAATGCCAGAAATCTATGATCATCATTCATCAGGGTACACTACCAAAACCTCAGCTCTTCCGTTGCACAATCTAAGGCATGAGACTACTGATTTCTACTTCCTCTTTTCTCCCGTTACATTCCTTGAGCGCTTGAGGAACGAGGAGGACAAGGGATATAAGAAACGGAAAAGGATAGTGTCATATGGAAGGGTGGATCGTCAGTCAGTAGTTGTTGCTGTTGTAGCCGATGTAGTTGTTGCGGTAGCGCATCCCGTACTGCTCGTAGAAGGTGTCGCCGTAGTTGACGGCCTTGATCTCCACCATGCGCCGCTTGCTGTCCACCTCCTGCACCGCGCCGAACACCACCTCGTTCGTCGTCTCGCAGCTCTGCTCGTAGAACGTCTGCGGCCCGGAGGAGTACTGCCTGTGCTGCTGCAGCTGGTACATCTGCTGCTCCGGCTGCCGCCTCTGCTGGTGCTGCTGCTGCAGGTGGTACGCCTGCTGCTCCGGCGGTTGCCTGTGCTGCTGCCGGTACACCTGTTGCTCCAGCTGCTGTCTGTGCTGCTGCAgctgctggtggtggtggtggggatACACTTGCTGCTGCTCTGGCGGCGGTTGAGGACCGCGTGCGTCCCAGCCGCCGAGATAAGGCTGCCCGTGGCGGACGTGGTGAGCCTTCTCAGGCTCCGTCGTCACGAAGGCGTAGTTCTTCTGAGGGGTTGGCCCTCTCGAGTCCAGCGGTGGAGGCGTTTCCCCGTGCGGGATGGCGTAGCTTTCTTGCACTGGCCAAGGACTGGCCCTTCTCTGCTGGTGCTGCTGATGGTGCTGTCTTGCGGGGCGCTTCTTTCGGGAGAACATGTCTGCCACGGATGATTTTGCTCCTCCCATGAGCTTGCCCACTGAGGTGAAGAATCCCTCTtcagcttcgtcttcatttgGGATCAGCGGCGGGCCAAACGAAGGCTTGAATGGCTGCTGGTATGGTTGGTATGGCTGGTACGGAGGGATGCTTGCATTGCTGGGTCTTGGAGGCGTCTGAGGTTCCTGCATGGTTGAAATTTCAGTTACCAAGAAGGTCACTGTAAATTTGCTGCATAAATAAAGCAGTTCTGAAGAATATGTATGGACTCTGCCTTTTACTTTAGTAATGATCTAGCTAGGCTCGCTCTTGAGGGATAATAAAGTGAATTCATAGCACCACTGATGAATGGGTGAACAGGCTGTGGGCAAAAGGACGATGGACACCACATCTACGTGACCAAAGGCTGACTGTAACATATTCATGAGATGGCCTGCTGATGTGGAACCATGGTCCAGTATAGACCCTGCCCTACTTACCAAGCCATGCTGCCAGCAAGTGTGCATGATGTTTTCCTCAGAATAACAAAAACAGTTTGGCAAAATTACCTCTGTTGCTGAGACCATTCCTAAAACACGGCGCTGGAGCAACGCAAGCATGTAACCAAAGAAACCAGCAGCAAAAAGCAAGGCAACACCTGTAATAAGCATTTAAACTGAAGTAATTAGTGATTGTGGTTTTAGTGGAACTTACTTGTGAGCAGCGAATTCATGATAATATGGCTTCAGACAAGAATAGTATTCGTTGGTGAGATAGTACTATTGGAAAGGTTAATGGAATGTACCTAGAGGGAAACCAGCTTCATCCTGATATTCACAGTCATCAGGCTGGAGCGGAATCTCCCGAATTGCCTGGTTTCCTCTGTCAATGACCAAGAGGGAGCAGCTGCTGCTGACATAGCGGATTTCAAAATCTGTTGAAAATTTTGCATCGTCGCTGGGTCCATCCATGTGTCCACCTCTCATTGATTTTCCCCCAGCAATGGTTGTGACCCCTACACATTATTGCTCACCCTGTCATGAATCTCCTCATTACCACTTACAAATTCATAAGGAGACAAGGACATTTATTCTAGATGTTTCTTCAAGATCcacaaaaaaaaaaaaatctgcagccaaactgaATAAAGCCCAAAGATCTGTACATAAAAACAATTTGAAAAGTACAAATTGTGAAGTTAAAATGGCTGGGCAAACTCGAAGCAATCATATCAGCACCATAtgatatttatcataaaaatatatAGATGTTTTGCCCATGAAACCCCTTGGTTTAATTGAACACACTCAAAACACATACAATCTGATTGAGCAATTATGATGTCAAGGACTGCTGATGTCAAGAACTACTGATGTCAAGGACTACTGATGGGCACCAATCAGCCGCAAGAAACCAAAGCAAAACTTCAGAAACCAAGAACCGAGCTCACTTACTTGCAGGGTAATTCAGCTACAATTAGACTCTAGATACATTACCTGTTATAACATTTAAGCCTGTGTGTTTGATCTCCGCATCCACTCTTACAGCTTACCTTATCCCAAATGCAACTTTTGGACACAAGTGCTAAGAAAAATTACCGCAGAAGCTCAATCGAAAACAAAGATCAAACATGGGTTGCTAGGGCATTACAAATATCATGTGAACAGACCCTACAATAAGAAATTTTAGCTTACCTGTATCACTGATCTTTCTTATCGCCATGTTCATAGCGTCTGCAACATAAATGTTGCCCCTGTCGTCGACTGTAAATCCCTTAGGGTGGTTCAGCTTGGCCTCTCGGAGCCTACCATCAACATGACCAGATAATCCTTCAAGCGAACCAGCGACAAGCTTCGGCCTGCTATCTGCATGGTTTGAACCATTTTCAAGAGATGCAACGGAAAATAGTATATAAGCTGAACAGTAGCTACCACAGAGAAAGACACAGAGTTCATCACTTCAGAACAGAAAATACATAGGACGTGTTTGCATACCAAAGCTGGAATGACAGATCTTCACATCAGACATGGAAGATTTTGATAATAACTGTGGCCAACAAATCATACTATATTTCGCTACAAAATGTTCAGGCAAATACTTGCCGTGTGTGTAAAACTTCTAAACAGGGGAAGTGAAAGTGACCAGGCCCGTAACACATCACTATCTCCTCAGGAACTCATAATTGCAAACTATAATAAACTAACAAACATATCGCAATCAAGAAACATGCCTGACCAAAGCCCTCAAAATTCAGCATGCAACCATCACACATCACCCCTGACCAACCACCCAAACAAGCCCACATCATTTAGTTAACAACCATATTTAGCAGAAACCCATGATGACTGGTACTACTAATACCAATATATAGCAGCAAAGCCTGAAAAGGACAGGAAGAAGCAGTTGGAAGTATGGGGGCATGCTCACATCGGGACAAGGGCAGCTGGACCCTATAGAGGTTGCTGTTCATGGAGTCGAGCAGGAGCAGGTCGCCGGCGGGGGTGAGCTCGACGGAGTGCGGCTCGATCCCCAGACTGCTGCCGTCGAACACCGTCTCCACCGCGTACCCGCCCTCGTACTTCACCATCGACCtcccggacgccgccgccgccgtcgctgccgACAGACACAAAGATTCCGTTGAGGAAACCGAAACGCGGAAACCCCGGGAAAGAAACGCACCGATTACCCGTCCTGGCGGTCGATTTGAGCGACCAGAGCTTCTTGGCCACCGCCGTCGCCGTGCTGGTCAGGAGCCCGCCCAGAACCTCTGCCGCCGACGGGCACCAACCAATCAGCCGGGAGAAACCAAAGCAAAAAACTTGAAAAACCAAGAGCCGAGCTCGCTCACTTGCGGGGTACGAGGACGCGGCCGAGGCGGAGACGGGGGCGCCGAGCAGGAGGGCGGCGACGAGGAGCGCCGCCACGCCCCTCGcgctcgccgccgacgccgccctgGCCTCCATCGCGTACTGCTCACGTGCTCCTCCCGTGGAGCAAAGAGCCAAGAAGCGGCAGAGCTAGCAGGGGAGGCAGGGAGATGGGGGAGGGGACTAGGGGGGATGTGAGGAGGGGGAGGCGGCCATTTGAGGACAGGTAAAGAAGGTTGAGAAAACACCAAAGGATCCAGACCTCTTTTGGGGGGACCTGCAGTTCTCGCTCTCCGCCAAAAAAAGGCAAGAAAAGAAGAGGGGCGGGCAGAGAtcagagggagagagagagagagaggacagAGAGTGGAAGTGGAAGAGACAACAGAGTGGTGGTGGAGCTCGCTGCTGTGCTATGGCTGCCGCCTCTGGTACACTGCTGCTCGCCCGTCTTGTTGCCTTTCTTTTGGGTTTCCTATGTTTCGGGCCGTGGAGCATTTTCATCGAAGCTCAAACAGGCCGGCCCCTGGACATGTGTTGGGTCGGGCTGTGAACCCAAAGCCTGAGCCCGACCCGGCCTGCTCCAAAATAAAGAAATAGTGCACCTTTTGTATTTAATCaaaataaaactattttattCGTATATGAATACATCACTATAGTTGTATTTTTGTAGAAACCCTATTTTTGAGTTGATTCGAGTGTTGGGCTTCAGGTTCGATTCATGAGGCTGGCTCCCATGCCTTGCCTAGGTTTACTTGGGCACGACCCTCAAACATTTCTTCATGGTTTGTTTAGGAAATCGGCTCCATCTAAAACCCTACTGAAGCCCCTTGTTTGGCCATTTTTTTCCAGCCCCTAATTATCCAGAATTAAATTTTGGGGAATTGTCCACAAAATTAGCCATCCACTTCTTTTCCGAGATTGTAGTATGAGTTGTGTGCTAAAATATTTGTAATACCCTTGTACTAAAACAGTGTGCTAAATTGTCTGGTTGTTTCCAACAGTTTTTCGTCGAATATGAGCATGAAAGCGATTTACGAATATCATAAAATGCTAATTATTACAACTAAAAATGTAGTAAAGTTTCCTTCATAACAAAAGGGGGTAAACTACAAAGAGAAGGACTAATCCCAAGGTACTAGACTGACATTTAATAGCCTCACGTGTTGCAGCCATGATACTATTATCTTCTGATGGTAGAGCGTTGATGCATGTACACGTCAATGGAACTTGCACCTACGCATGATAGTCAAACCTGTCAAAATACTCATCATGTAGCTTGCTATCACGAATGCAATTGTGGAAACATATGCATACACTGACGATCATCTTTTGGGTCTCTTGTTTCGTACCGTGCTATGCCTAGGAGAACTCGCCATTTCATCTTGTGAACATCAAATGATCTTTTGAGAACCTTTCACAAAGAAGAATGGCGATGCTTGAATGTCTCGAATCTCCCCCTCGGAGGGTGTTGTTGTAACTCTGGTACATGATACTCTTGCTACATATCCAACTATCCAACTATGTTTGATATATGGAGTCCATAAGGTAGTATTTATCTACAATAAGTACATTACGAATGTACAACATAGCATTATGTACAAGAGAATATATATAAGAGATTACTCGTGGTGGGTTGTGGAAAATGATCATAACAAACTATAGCATCGCTCCATAAATGTATGTCGTGAACAAATCAGCCATCCAGGAAAATAAAAATGAACCTCATGTCGAAATCATGCACTCCCATGCCATTTTCACTTGTATAACCTTTCATATTCCTATGTTGGGGCTTCAACTCCTTGGGCACAACCACTTGAATGTGTGTTCCATCTATGGCTCAAAAAGAAATTTTGAAATGAGGCCAAAACTTGGCTCTTCTAAGTATGGGGTGACGTTCAAAGAAAGAAGGATCAATTGGTCTAATGTAATTACCGGCAATGCAGTCTACACACTCCAAAATCTGATGGAACTTTTTGTGATGACAGAATGACTATGTATAAACCAGCCTGTGGTATTATTAGTGGCCCGCCTTATCCCCAAAGTCCATAAAAAGGAGTCAATGCTTTTTCGGATGATATGTTGCAAGTTGACTTAAGCCCATACTTCTCAACAACATATCATGTAATGGGTGAAACACCAACCTTCTCATTCGGAACATAGAGTAGAATTTTATTGGATCTTGCTCATTTCCTTCCACCCACTGGAGTGCTCGTTCTCTTCCACCCATTGGAGGCATGTAACAAGGTgtaagggcatctccaaagcGGACCCTCAAACCGCCCGCATCCGTCCAAACCGCGCGTCTTGACGTGTTTTACCACCCAACGCGAGCCTGTATTGGACCGTCGACCATTTCAGACGCACTTTTTCCCGCAAATTGGAAGCAAAGTTGGGGGTGCGGGTCTCCGGACAGTAGCCACGTAGGACACCGACACCCTCGGCCCACTCAAATCCTCCTCTTGGTCCCATTTTTTCCACTCCGCCCCTAACCCCCTTGCTTTGCATTCGTGCCCTCTTCCTTCGATGCCACCGATGTACCTCTCTGGCTGCCACCCAGGCATTGTTGGACGTCTGCAACCAGCAACCACGTGCCCGCTCGCCTTGAACTACGGCGTCGTCCACCTAGGATCTGTCCACAGCCAGGTACCTCCACCCCCTTGTCAATGACGCCCATGGCGCTCAACACGCCCGACAGGTGTTCAGCCAAATGCCATTGAGCCTATTTTCGAACTTCCTGTTTTTTTGTAGAGTACGAAGGATGGTGGGGTACTCGAGCATGGAGGATGAGTTGTTGTCGATGCGTGGTTGGTCGTATCCGTGGATTTTGTACGAAGGAGCAAAAGGGGCTATATATTG
This sequence is a window from Aegilops tauschii subsp. strangulata cultivar AL8/78 chromosome 7, Aet v6.0, whole genome shotgun sequence. Protein-coding genes within it:
- the LOC109770093 gene encoding uncharacterized protein, whose translation is MADANLAKIPIARPPSLDRHHPFPRSRTLAADRAAAGRDGGARRRRRRLSPTEVEAVTYYLPRLISGQTLHGADKLIHRVEISGCEPKDLAARYAPAPQAVSSGDRFFFTTCKSKNGSRLQSVRGAGAGTWTIQKTTEICHAGVKVGEVKNLSFKKKGKSTGWVMEEYRCLLPEATVSDGVKVFCKMHLAQHAPDAARQESEAYKLQQQQPEAVTRSTHAQKRPAPAAAADPHPPRHKKRMRGAVPVPPPATSSFTAAAPVFLPDESVPEADDDTVRFCCTIDELLGSQVEENLPVGATNSIEQNYYLEPEGPQKLFADAAEEIVPLEADELEFLRAILDEGAEEQEREAVSTNEKSSIVQDVGTSKPPPIIFHDPFEAAWKAEEALEKEKRCNAAANLHAGGHSNFFSPASVY
- the LOC109770087 gene encoding uncharacterized protein, giving the protein MEARAASAASARGVAALLVAALLLGAPVSASAASSYPAKVLGGLLTSTATAVAKKLWSLKSTARTATAAAASGRSMVKYEGGYAVETVFDGSSLGIEPHSVELTPAGDLLLLDSMNSNLYRVQLPLSRYSRPKLVAGSLEGLSGHVDGRLREAKLNHPKGFTVDDRGNIYVADAMNMAIRKISDTGVTTIAGGKSMRGGHMDGPSDDAKFSTDFEIRYVSSSCSLLVIDRGNQAIREIPLQPDDCEYQDEAGFPLGVALLFAAGFFGYMLALLQRRVLGMVSATEEPQTPPRPSNASIPPYQPYQPYQQPFKPSFGPPLIPNEDEAEEGFFTSVGKLMGGAKSSVADMFSRKKRPARQHHQQHQQRRASPWPVQESYAIPHGETPPPLDSRGPTPQKNYAFVTTEPEKAHHVRHGQPYLGGWDARGPQPPPEQQQVYPHHHHQQLQQHRQQLEQQVYRQQHRQPPEQQAYHLQQQHQQRRQPEQQMYQLQQHRQYSSGPQTFYEQSCETTNEVVFGAVQEVDSKRRMVEIKAVNYGDTFYEQYGMRYRNNYIGYNSNNY